GGACCACGTCGGCGACGGTCTTGCCGTCCAGCTCGGTGGCGAGCAGCTCCTCGGCGGTGCCGACGCCGCTGCGCTCACCGTGCTCGACGAGCTGCTGGGCCAGCGCGATGAACGCGTCGGTCTTGGCCACGAAGTCGGTCTCGCAGTTGAGTTCCAGCAGCGCCTTGCCGGAGTGCGCGACGAGGCCGTTGGCGGCGGTCCGGCCGGCCCGCTTGCCGACGTCCTTGGCGCCCTTGACGCGCAGGATCTCGACGGCCTTGTCGAAGTCGCCCTCAGCCTCGGTGAGCGCCTTCTTGCAGTCCATCATGCCGGCGCCGGTGAGGTCGCGGAGCTTCTTGACGTCCGCGGCGGTGAAGTTGGACATGACTCTCTCTTCGGTGTTGAGACTGCGGTGGGTGGTCTGAGGTGCCGGACCCCCGGCCCGGGGCCGGAGCTGCCCGGCAGTGACCGCCGCATCCCGCCGCCCGAACCGGCGGCGGGATGCGGCGGCGCGGTCACTCGGCGGCGGCGGTGGCCGGCTGCTCGGTGGTGGTGGCGGCGGGCTGCTCGGCGGCGGCGGCCGGCGTCTCGGCGGCAGCCGGCTCCTCGGCCTTCTTCGGCTCGAGCAGCTCGCGCTCCCACTCGGTCAGCGGCTCGTCGGTGCCGACCTGGCCCTCCGGCTTCTCGTCGCCACCACGACGCCGGCCGGACCGGGCGATCAGACCGTCGGCCACGGCGGCGGCCACGACCTTGGTCAGCAGCTCGGCGGAGCGGATCGCGTCGTCGTTGCCCGGGATCGGGAAGTCGACCTCGTCGGGGTCGCAGTTGGTGTCCAGCACCGCGATCACCGGGATGCCCAGCTTGCGGGCCTCGTCGACGGCGATGTGCTCCTTCTTGGTGTCGACGATCCAGACCGCGGCCGGGAGCTTCTGCATGTCCCGCAGACCACCGAGGGTCTTGGTGAGCTTGGTCTTCTCGCGGAACAGCTGAAGGGTCTCCTTCTTGGTGTAGCCGGCGGCGGTGCCGGTCAGGTCACCCAGCGCCTCCAGCTCCTTCATCCGCTGCAGCCGCTTGTACACCGTCTGGAAGTTGGTCAGCATGCCACCGAGCCAGCGGTGGTTGACGTACGGCTGACCGACCCGGGTGGCCTGCTCGGAGATGGCCTCCTGAGCCTGCTTCTTGGTGCCGACGAACAGGATGCTGCCGCCCTCGGCCACCGTGTTGCGCACGAAGTCGTACGCCTTCTCGATGTAGTCGAGGGTCTGGCGCAGGTCGATGATGTAGATGCCGTTGCGCTCGGTCATGATGAAGCGCTTCATCTTCGGGTTCCAGCGCCGGGTCTGGTGCCCGAAGTGGACACCGCTCTCCAGCAGCTGACGCATGGTCACGACGGCCATGGTGGGGTACTCCTCAAGATCCCTGGTTGTCACGCCCGGCCGGTGGCCGGGCGTCCTGGCGCCTGGTCGCCGGCCATGGTGGGCCCGAAGGAGATCGGGACCAGGGAGGCCGTCGCCCCACGACGAAACGTGGAGAAGGCACGCGAGGTCGACCGCGCAAGGCGGTCGCCAAGAGAACAGTGTACGCCTCCGCCCCTCCACCCCACCTCGGGGTACACGCCCGCATCCCGCCCCTCCGGTCGACACCGCGCTCTCCCCGTCGGCACGGACGCTCGCTCCCCCGTCGGCGCGGGTGCTCGCTCCCGGGTCCGCGTTCCCCGCCCGGGCAGGTGCCCGCCCGGGCAGGTGCCCGCCCGGGCAGGTGCCCGCCCGGGCAGGTGCCCGCCCGGGCAGGTGCCCGCCCGGGCAGGTGCCCGCCCGGGCAGGTGCCCGCCCGGGCAGGTGCCCGCCCGGGCAGGTGCCCGCCCGGGCAGGTGCCCGCCCGGGCGGGACCGGTGGGCCGGGGTGGACGCGGTGGCGGGTCAGCGGGCTGCGAGGGCGGCGGCGAGGAAGAGCACCAGCCCCACGGTGAGGTAGGCGGTCGGCGGGCGCAGCCAGCCCCGGTCGCCGTCGGTCATCGCCAGACCACCGGCCCGCAGCCCGTACAGGCCGCCGGCGAAGATCGGCAGCCCGACCACCAGCAAGGTCCCCACGACGACGTGCGACACCGGGACCGGGTCGCCGGTGAGGCCGTGCAGCAGCACCCGCAGCGCCGGGATCTCGAAGACCAGGACCAGCAGTCCCAGCAGCACCGCCAGCACCGGCCGCCGGGTCCGGTAGACGCCGTCGGAGGCCGGTCCACCCGTCCGGTACGCACCGTCGGTGCCGGTCGCTGCGTCCCGCCGGGGCGTGACCGGGGCCATCGGGCCGGTCGGCACCTCCAACGGGGAGGGCTCCGCCGGCCGGTGGGGCTCGATGATCGGATAGCCGCCCAACGCCGCCGGCCGGACCGGATCGGCGGGCTCGGAGGCACCCCCGGTCAACGGGCCGACACCGCTGACGCCCAGGACGCCGGAGTCGGCGGTGAACCGACCGGTGCCGCTGTCGCCCCCGGCGAGGCGACCGGTGCCGGTGCTGCCCAGCCGACCCGTGCCGGTGTCACCGACACCCCGTCCCGTGCCGGTGCCGCCCAGCCGACCAGTACCGGTGTCACCGACACCGCGCCCCACGGCACCGCCCAGCGGACCCACCCCGCTGTCACCGACACCGCGCCCCACGGCACCGCCGAGCAGACCCACCCCGCTGTCACCGACACCCCGGCCGGGGGTGCCCGTACCGCCGTCACCCAGGGGGCCGAC
Above is a window of Micromonospora rifamycinica DNA encoding:
- the rpsB gene encoding 30S ribosomal protein S2, translated to MAVVTMRQLLESGVHFGHQTRRWNPKMKRFIMTERNGIYIIDLRQTLDYIEKAYDFVRNTVAEGGSILFVGTKKQAQEAISEQATRVGQPYVNHRWLGGMLTNFQTVYKRLQRMKELEALGDLTGTAAGYTKKETLQLFREKTKLTKTLGGLRDMQKLPAAVWIVDTKKEHIAVDEARKLGIPVIAVLDTNCDPDEVDFPIPGNDDAIRSAELLTKVVAAAVADGLIARSGRRRGGDEKPEGQVGTDEPLTEWERELLEPKKAEEPAAAETPAAAAEQPAATTTEQPATAAAE